From Nevskia ramosa DSM 11499, one genomic window encodes:
- a CDS encoding CmpA/NrtA family ABC transporter substrate-binding protein, whose product MHSSLEKTSLRLGLLPLADAAPLVIAKSHGFFARHGLDVELSVERAWAALRDKVAAGVLDGGQMLAPMPIAATLGLDGVAVPMVTAMNLSLNGNAIIVSRSLHERIAELVEGPVDAGNSAAALARLIAADQAQGARRLVFAHVFPFSAHHYELRMWLVSANIDPDNDVQLCVVPPSQMVQELEAGRVDGYCVGEPWNEVARQRGIGMTVATKHEIWNNSPEKVLGVTRDWAYAHPNTHRAMVAALIETARWLDQPENRSIAAEQMIADSVIDAPASALKAALEMRTGGIVFHRGAATFPWRSHAVWFMLQMLRWRQCWMAPNFSDVAAEVYRCELYREVAASIGEPCPRGDYKTEGDGRDGSVMPSADGRSIRIGADGMLDGSIFDPVDPIGWLNRQKLGLPAVGQASLLLANVAP is encoded by the coding sequence GTGCACAGCTCACTTGAAAAGACTTCGCTGCGGCTGGGCCTGTTGCCGCTCGCCGATGCCGCACCGCTGGTAATCGCCAAATCGCACGGCTTCTTTGCGCGCCATGGGCTCGATGTGGAGTTGAGCGTCGAACGCGCCTGGGCCGCCTTGCGTGACAAGGTTGCCGCCGGCGTGCTCGATGGCGGTCAGATGCTGGCGCCGATGCCGATCGCGGCAACGCTCGGTCTGGATGGTGTGGCGGTGCCGATGGTTACGGCGATGAACCTGAGCCTGAATGGCAACGCGATCATCGTCTCCCGCTCGCTGCACGAACGGATCGCGGAACTGGTCGAAGGGCCGGTCGATGCCGGCAACTCGGCTGCGGCGCTGGCCAGACTGATTGCGGCCGATCAGGCCCAGGGCGCGCGCCGTCTGGTGTTCGCGCACGTGTTTCCGTTCTCGGCGCACCACTATGAACTGCGCATGTGGCTGGTCAGCGCCAACATCGATCCTGACAACGACGTGCAGCTCTGCGTGGTACCGCCGTCGCAGATGGTTCAGGAACTGGAAGCGGGGCGGGTCGATGGCTATTGCGTCGGCGAGCCCTGGAACGAAGTGGCGCGTCAGCGCGGCATCGGCATGACGGTGGCCACCAAGCACGAAATCTGGAACAACAGCCCCGAAAAGGTGCTCGGCGTGACCCGTGACTGGGCATATGCCCATCCGAACACGCATCGCGCGATGGTGGCTGCCTTGATCGAGACCGCACGCTGGCTCGATCAGCCGGAGAACCGCAGCATCGCTGCCGAACAGATGATTGCCGACAGCGTGATCGACGCACCGGCATCGGCCCTGAAAGCAGCACTGGAAATGCGCACTGGCGGCATCGTGTTCCATCGTGGCGCAGCCACCTTTCCGTGGCGCTCCCATGCGGTGTGGTTCATGTTGCAGATGCTGCGCTGGCGCCAATGCTGGATGGCGCCGAACTTCAGCGATGTCGCTGCCGAGGTCTATCGCTGCGAGCTGTATCGCGAAGTCGCCGCCAGCATTGGCGAGCCTTGCCCGCGCGGTGACTACAAGACGGAAGGAGATGGCCGTGATGGTTCGGTCATGCCCTCTGCCGATGGTCGCTCGATCCGTATTGGTGCGGATGGAATGCTCGATGGTTCGATATTCGATCCGGTCGATCCGATCGGCTGGCTGAATCGACAGAAGCTGGGGCTGCCGGCAGTTGGGCAGGCTTCCTTGCTGCTGGCGAATGTCGCTCCCTGA